The Anomaloglossus baeobatrachus isolate aAnoBae1 unplaced genomic scaffold, aAnoBae1.hap1 Scaffold_4754, whole genome shotgun sequence genome has a window encoding:
- the LOC142281581 gene encoding nucleolysin TIAR-like isoform X2, giving the protein MCCAFFTDHFHVFVGDLSPEITTEDIKSAFAPFGKISDARVVKDMATGKSKGYGFVSFYNKLDAENAIVHMGGQWLGGRQIRTNWATRKPPAPKSTQENPSKQLRFEDVVNQSSPKNCTVYCGGIGSGLTDQLMRQTFGVFGQIMEIRVFPEKGYSFVRFSSHDSAAHAIVSVNGTTIEGHVVKCYWGKETPDMTKNFQQVEYGQWGQWSHMYGSPQQYGQYVTNGWQVPSYGMYGQAWNQQSFGVEQSQSATWMGGFNAQPPPPTQGPPVIQNPPGYSMASYQTQ; this is encoded by the exons ATGTGCTGCGCTTTCTTTACAGATCACTTTCATGTGTTTGTTGGAGATCtgagcccagaaatcaccacagaaGACATAAAATCAGCTTTTGCTCCATTTGGTAAAATATC TGACGCCAGAGTCGTGAAGGATATGGCGACGGGGAAGTCTAAGGGCTACGGCTTTGTGTCCTTCTACAACAAGCTG GATGCAGAAAACGCCATTGTCCACATGGGAGGTCAGTGGTTGGGAGGGCGGCAAATAAGAACCAACTGGGCAACGCGCAAACCCCCAGCACCAAAAAGCACCCAGGAAA ATCCCTCCAAACAGTTACGCTTCGAAGATGTCGTCAATCAGTCCAGCCCAAAAAACTGCACGGTGTACTGTGGCGGCATCGGCTCTGGTCTAACAG ATCAGCTGATGCGGCAGACCTTTGGGGTGTTTGGTCAGATAATGGAAATCCGGGTTTTCCCTGAGAAGGGCTATTCTTTTGTTCG GTTCTCCAGCCACGACAGTGCCGCACATGCTATTGTGTCTGTGAATGGCACAACCATAGAGGGTCACGTAGTGAAGTGTTACTGGGGCAAGGAGACGCCGGACATGACAAAAAATTTCCAGCAA GTGGAGTATGGTCAGTGGGGTCAGTGGAGCCACATGTATGGCAGTCCTCAGCAGTACGGGCAGTATGTCACCAACGGTTGGCAGGTCCCGTCATACGGCATGTACGGACAAGCATGGAACCAGCAAAGCTTTGGAGTAGA ACAGTCCCAATCGGCTACGTGGATGGGAGGCTTCAACGCTCAACCTCCTCCCCCCACACAGGGGCCACCAGTGATACAGAACCCACCCGGGTACAGTATGGCCAGTTACCAAACACAGTGA
- the LOC142281581 gene encoding nucleolysin TIAR-like isoform X3 produces the protein MATGKSKGYGFVSFYNKLDAENAIVHMGGQWLGGRQIRTNWATRKPPAPKSTQENFSLTSDPSKQLRFEDVVNQSSPKNCTVYCGGIGSGLTDQLMRQTFGVFGQIMEIRVFPEKGYSFVRFSSHDSAAHAIVSVNGTTIEGHVVKCYWGKETPDMTKNFQQVEYGQWGQWSHMYGSPQQYGQYVTNGWQVPSYGMYGQAWNQQSFGVEQSQSATWMGGFNAQPPPPTQGPPVIQNPPGYSMASYQTQ, from the exons ATGGCGACGGGGAAGTCTAAGGGCTACGGCTTTGTGTCCTTCTACAACAAGCTG GATGCAGAAAACGCCATTGTCCACATGGGAGGTCAGTGGTTGGGAGGGCGGCAAATAAGAACCAACTGGGCAACGCGCAAACCCCCAGCACCAAAAAGCACCCAGGAAA ACTTTTCTCTCACATCAGATCCCTCCAAACAGTTACGCTTCGAAGATGTCGTCAATCAGTCCAGCCCAAAAAACTGCACGGTGTACTGTGGCGGCATCGGCTCTGGTCTAACAG ATCAGCTGATGCGGCAGACCTTTGGGGTGTTTGGTCAGATAATGGAAATCCGGGTTTTCCCTGAGAAGGGCTATTCTTTTGTTCG GTTCTCCAGCCACGACAGTGCCGCACATGCTATTGTGTCTGTGAATGGCACAACCATAGAGGGTCACGTAGTGAAGTGTTACTGGGGCAAGGAGACGCCGGACATGACAAAAAATTTCCAGCAA GTGGAGTATGGTCAGTGGGGTCAGTGGAGCCACATGTATGGCAGTCCTCAGCAGTACGGGCAGTATGTCACCAACGGTTGGCAGGTCCCGTCATACGGCATGTACGGACAAGCATGGAACCAGCAAAGCTTTGGAGTAGA ACAGTCCCAATCGGCTACGTGGATGGGAGGCTTCAACGCTCAACCTCCTCCCCCCACACAGGGGCCACCAGTGATACAGAACCCACCCGGGTACAGTATGGCCAGTTACCAAACACAGTGA
- the LOC142281581 gene encoding nucleolysin TIAR-like isoform X1: MCCAFFTDHFHVFVGDLSPEITTEDIKSAFAPFGKISDARVVKDMATGKSKGYGFVSFYNKLDAENAIVHMGGQWLGGRQIRTNWATRKPPAPKSTQENFSLTSDPSKQLRFEDVVNQSSPKNCTVYCGGIGSGLTDQLMRQTFGVFGQIMEIRVFPEKGYSFVRFSSHDSAAHAIVSVNGTTIEGHVVKCYWGKETPDMTKNFQQVEYGQWGQWSHMYGSPQQYGQYVTNGWQVPSYGMYGQAWNQQSFGVEQSQSATWMGGFNAQPPPPTQGPPVIQNPPGYSMASYQTQ, from the exons ATGTGCTGCGCTTTCTTTACAGATCACTTTCATGTGTTTGTTGGAGATCtgagcccagaaatcaccacagaaGACATAAAATCAGCTTTTGCTCCATTTGGTAAAATATC TGACGCCAGAGTCGTGAAGGATATGGCGACGGGGAAGTCTAAGGGCTACGGCTTTGTGTCCTTCTACAACAAGCTG GATGCAGAAAACGCCATTGTCCACATGGGAGGTCAGTGGTTGGGAGGGCGGCAAATAAGAACCAACTGGGCAACGCGCAAACCCCCAGCACCAAAAAGCACCCAGGAAA ACTTTTCTCTCACATCAGATCCCTCCAAACAGTTACGCTTCGAAGATGTCGTCAATCAGTCCAGCCCAAAAAACTGCACGGTGTACTGTGGCGGCATCGGCTCTGGTCTAACAG ATCAGCTGATGCGGCAGACCTTTGGGGTGTTTGGTCAGATAATGGAAATCCGGGTTTTCCCTGAGAAGGGCTATTCTTTTGTTCG GTTCTCCAGCCACGACAGTGCCGCACATGCTATTGTGTCTGTGAATGGCACAACCATAGAGGGTCACGTAGTGAAGTGTTACTGGGGCAAGGAGACGCCGGACATGACAAAAAATTTCCAGCAA GTGGAGTATGGTCAGTGGGGTCAGTGGAGCCACATGTATGGCAGTCCTCAGCAGTACGGGCAGTATGTCACCAACGGTTGGCAGGTCCCGTCATACGGCATGTACGGACAAGCATGGAACCAGCAAAGCTTTGGAGTAGA ACAGTCCCAATCGGCTACGTGGATGGGAGGCTTCAACGCTCAACCTCCTCCCCCCACACAGGGGCCACCAGTGATACAGAACCCACCCGGGTACAGTATGGCCAGTTACCAAACACAGTGA